The Actinomycetota bacterium genome has a segment encoding these proteins:
- the murA gene encoding UDP-N-acetylglucosamine 1-carboxyvinyltransferase, whose protein sequence is MVESKFVITGGRPLRGEVRVGGAKNSVLKLMAASLLTPEECVIHNAPRIADVEIMSEVLRHLGVEVVRAEDSLRIRAGDFALREAPYHLVRRMRASIIVLGPLVARWGEASVAIPGGCNIGSRKIDMHLKGLAEMGAEITTEHGYVRARASRLKGADIVLDFPSVGATENLVMAAVGAEGTTRIENAAREPEIQDLIAFLVAMGAEIEGAGTPVIEVRGPSALRGVEHTAIGDRIEAGTLAVAAAVAGGDVVIAGADPGHLGMPLEKLRDAGVEVEAVEEGIRVRGGGGYRAVDLATLPYPGFPTDMQPQMMVLLSLAEGISVVTENVFESRFMFVDELNRMGCDITIEGHHAIVRGVGRLSGAEVSAPDLRAGAALVLAGLAAEGETHVLDIQHVDRGYERLEEKLSLLGADIKRVESG, encoded by the coding sequence ATGGTTGAGAGCAAGTTCGTGATCACGGGAGGCAGGCCCCTGCGGGGAGAGGTGCGCGTGGGCGGGGCCAAGAACTCGGTGCTCAAGCTCATGGCCGCCAGCCTCCTCACCCCGGAGGAATGCGTCATCCACAACGCCCCGCGCATAGCCGACGTAGAGATCATGTCCGAGGTGTTGCGGCATCTGGGGGTGGAGGTGGTACGGGCGGAGGATTCCCTGCGCATCCGGGCCGGCGATTTCGCTTTACGAGAAGCCCCGTATCATCTGGTGAGGCGCATGCGCGCCTCCATCATCGTCCTCGGACCGCTGGTGGCGCGCTGGGGGGAGGCATCGGTGGCCATCCCTGGCGGGTGCAACATCGGGTCCCGCAAGATAGACATGCATCTAAAGGGCCTCGCGGAGATGGGGGCGGAGATCACCACCGAGCACGGTTACGTGCGCGCCCGAGCTTCCCGCCTCAAGGGCGCGGATATCGTCCTCGATTTTCCCAGCGTGGGCGCCACGGAAAACCTGGTCATGGCGGCGGTGGGCGCTGAGGGCACGACGCGCATCGAGAACGCCGCCCGCGAGCCGGAGATCCAGGACCTCATCGCCTTCCTCGTAGCCATGGGCGCGGAGATCGAGGGGGCGGGGACGCCGGTGATCGAGGTGCGGGGACCGTCAGCCTTGCGAGGCGTGGAGCACACCGCCATCGGGGACCGCATCGAGGCGGGCACCCTGGCGGTCGCCGCCGCGGTGGCGGGCGGGGATGTGGTGATCGCGGGCGCGGATCCCGGCCACCTGGGGATGCCCCTGGAGAAACTGCGCGACGCGGGGGTGGAGGTGGAGGCGGTCGAGGAGGGCATACGCGTGAGGGGAGGGGGAGGCTACCGGGCCGTGGACCTCGCCACCCTTCCCTATCCCGGGTTTCCCACCGACATGCAGCCCCAGATGATGGTCCTCCTCAGCCTGGCCGAGGGCATCAGCGTGGTCACCGAGAACGTCTTCGAGAGCCGCTTCATGTTCGTGGACGAGCTCAATCGCATGGGGTGCGACATCACCATCGAGGGCCATCATGCCATCGTCAGGGGAGTGGGCAGGTTGAGCGGGGCGGAGGTGAGCGCCCCCGACCTGCGTGCCGGCGCCGCGCTGGTGCTGGCGGGACTGGCGGCGGAGGGCGAGACGCACGTCCTGGACATCCAGCACGTGGACCGGGGATACGAGAGGCTAGAGGAGAAACTCTCCCTCCTGGGAGCCGATATAAAAAGGGTAGAATCGGGATAA
- a CDS encoding peptidase S8 → MPATVKDHISKKEHISKSTVRCLLALCLACLAAWAGAPAAHAGSTVTDAAERGVSKASILERLVAANYPEDAFRRGEVVVMLERPSRESLAALCRDFSSLLECVQEAAAAMMAGDPAAPAVRLRLLPGVDELEAARRLLSSPLVKMAEPNVVFRAAETVPDDPLYSQQWNLRGEYGVGAPAAWDLQRGSSDLTLAVVDTGMDYTHPDLAGRRIGGWDYYNGDSDPWDDNGHGTMVAGIACSNSDNGTGMAGLDWRARVMPLKALGANGEGSLDSVVNSIMHAANYDADVINMSLTSSTYSQELAYAVEYAHSRGCMMVAAVGNEGDSRINYPAGLAQVIGVGSTDLSGSRSYFSNHNSSVDLAAPGERIIGPVPGGRYERGSGTSEASPHVAAAALLLLAQFPAATADEIWQRLKSGARDMGTPGYDEYYGWGLLDVNASLRSPLVTITSPPEYSYPEAGKVAASAQASGASITHLELWVKGELVESYALPVPASSVTHSFESWDLSQLTAGASEITVRAVASGLTFSTYGEDAVTVYRNGSQPRPAHDWYLAEGTTAWGFEEYVLVQNPDPDPTAVLVTFMKPGGATQEHRFSMPAYSRLTVNVNSLVAASDVSTHVHADRPVVVERAMYWGGRTDGHSSAGANAPAHDWYLAEGTTAWGFEEYVLVQNPDPDPTAVLVTFMKPGGATQVHRFSMPAYSRLTVNVNSLVAASDVSTHVHADRPVVVERAMYWGGRTDGHSSAGANAPAHDWYLAEGTTAWGFEEYVLVQNPNPSPANLSFEFMKPDGSRVFYNYSAPPLSRYTLNVAEVVPGSDVSTSVTSDQPVIAERAMYWPRGPRSRAGGHCSEGSMTAANTWYLAEGTTAWGFQEYVLLANVSEEVAHVDLSFMGPNGSLHDLALEVGAKERRTVFVNEVDPERDASVLVRSDQPLVAERAMYWSDKEGGTCARGAFRP, encoded by the coding sequence TTGCCGGCAACCGTAAAGGACCACATCTCGAAAAAGGAACATATCTCGAAAAGCACCGTGCGCTGCCTGCTCGCGCTCTGTCTTGCCTGCCTGGCGGCATGGGCGGGCGCTCCCGCCGCGCATGCCGGGAGCACCGTGACCGACGCGGCAGAGCGGGGGGTGAGCAAAGCTTCGATCCTTGAGAGACTTGTAGCCGCCAACTACCCCGAGGACGCCTTCCGGAGGGGAGAGGTGGTGGTGATGCTCGAGCGGCCCTCGCGGGAGAGCCTGGCGGCGCTCTGCCGTGATTTTTCCTCGCTCCTGGAGTGCGTGCAGGAGGCCGCGGCCGCGATGATGGCGGGCGACCCAGCCGCGCCGGCCGTGCGCCTGCGCCTGCTGCCGGGCGTCGATGAGCTCGAGGCCGCCAGGCGGCTGCTCTCCTCTCCGCTGGTGAAGATGGCGGAGCCGAACGTCGTCTTCCGCGCCGCGGAGACGGTACCCGACGACCCCCTGTACAGCCAGCAGTGGAATCTCCGCGGCGAGTACGGGGTGGGGGCTCCCGCGGCGTGGGACCTTCAGAGGGGATCCTCGGACCTGACCCTGGCGGTGGTGGACACGGGCATGGATTATACCCACCCCGACCTGGCGGGTCGCCGCATCGGAGGATGGGATTATTACAACGGGGACTCCGATCCCTGGGACGATAACGGCCACGGGACAATGGTAGCCGGCATCGCCTGTTCAAACAGCGACAACGGCACGGGGATGGCGGGACTGGACTGGCGGGCGCGGGTCATGCCCCTGAAGGCCTTGGGCGCGAACGGGGAGGGCTCGCTGGACAGCGTGGTGAACAGCATCATGCACGCCGCCAACTATGATGCGGATGTCATCAACATGAGCCTGACCTCGTCGACATATTCCCAGGAACTGGCATATGCGGTGGAATATGCCCATTCCCGTGGATGCATGATGGTGGCGGCTGTGGGCAACGAGGGGGACTCGCGCATCAACTACCCCGCCGGGCTCGCCCAGGTCATCGGGGTTGGCTCCACGGACCTCTCAGGCAGCCGCTCCTATTTCTCCAACCATAACTCGAGTGTGGACCTGGCGGCGCCGGGAGAGCGCATCATCGGGCCGGTGCCGGGAGGACGCTACGAGCGCGGATCGGGAACCTCCGAGGCATCTCCCCACGTCGCGGCCGCGGCCCTGCTCCTGCTGGCGCAATTCCCCGCCGCCACCGCGGATGAGATCTGGCAGAGGCTCAAGAGCGGGGCCCGCGACATGGGGACGCCGGGATACGACGAGTATTACGGGTGGGGCCTGCTTGACGTCAACGCCTCCCTGCGGTCTCCCCTGGTGACCATCACCAGCCCCCCGGAATACTCGTATCCGGAGGCGGGCAAGGTGGCCGCCTCCGCGCAGGCGAGCGGGGCCTCCATCACCCACCTGGAGCTGTGGGTGAAGGGTGAGCTGGTGGAGAGCTACGCCCTGCCCGTGCCGGCGAGCTCCGTCACCCACAGCTTCGAGTCCTGGGACCTCTCGCAGCTGACGGCGGGCGCCAGCGAGATAACCGTGCGGGCCGTGGCCTCGGGACTTACCTTCTCAACCTACGGGGAGGACGCGGTGACCGTCTACCGCAACGGCTCCCAGCCCCGGCCCGCTCACGACTGGTACCTGGCCGAGGGCACCACCGCCTGGGGCTTCGAGGAATACGTGCTGGTGCAGAACCCCGATCCCGACCCGACCGCGGTGCTCGTGACCTTCATGAAACCCGGCGGGGCCACCCAGGAGCACCGTTTCTCCATGCCCGCCTACTCCCGCCTCACCGTGAACGTGAACTCACTGGTGGCGGCGAGCGACGTCTCTACCCATGTGCACGCCGACAGGCCGGTGGTGGTGGAGCGCGCCATGTACTGGGGAGGGAGGACGGACGGGCATTCCTCCGCGGGAGCCAACGCCCCCGCTCACGACTGGTACCTGGCCGAGGGCACCACCGCCTGGGGCTTCGAGGAATACGTGCTGGTGCAGAACCCCGATCCCGACCCGACCGCGGTGCTCGTGACCTTCATGAAACCCGGCGGGGCCACCCAGGTGCACCGTTTCTCCATGCCCGCCTACTCCCGCCTCACCGTGAACGTGAACTCACTGGTGGCGGCGAGCGACGTCTCTACCCATGTGCACGCCGACCGGCCGGTGGTGGTGGAGCGCGCCATGTACTGGGGAGGCAGGACGGACGGGCATTCCTCCGCGGGAGCCAACGCCCCCGCTCACGACTGGTACCTGGCCGAGGGCACCACCGCCTGGGGCTTCGAGGAATACGTGCTGGTGCAGAACCCCAACCCCTCACCGGCCAACCTGAGCTTCGAGTTCATGAAGCCGGACGGCAGCAGGGTGTTTTACAACTACAGCGCCCCGCCGCTGTCGCGCTATACCCTCAACGTCGCGGAGGTGGTGCCGGGTAGCGACGTCTCGACGTCCGTCACGTCCGACCAACCGGTGATCGCGGAACGCGCCATGTACTGGCCGCGGGGCCCCAGGTCCCGCGCGGGCGGGCACTGCAGCGAGGGCTCCATGACCGCCGCCAATACCTGGTACCTTGCCGAGGGCACCACCGCCTGGGGCTTCCAGGAATACGTGCTCCTGGCCAACGTTAGCGAAGAGGTGGCCCACGTCGACCTGTCGTTCATGGGACCGAACGGAAGCCTCCATGACCTTGCCCTCGAGGTGGGCGCCAAGGAGCGCCGGACGGTGTTCGTCAACGAGGTGGACCCGGAGCGCGACGCCTCCGTGCTGGTACGATCCGACCAGCCCCTGGTGGCGGAAAGGGCCATGTACTGGTCAGACAAGGAGGGGGGCACCTGCGCCCGGGGGGCGTTCCGGCCCTGA